AGTATGGCTAAGCAGATGATACCAATTATATTCATTGTATATTAACTTTTTTCGTTCTTCTATTAGTCGTCCTGAGGAATAGGTAGTGCTGCGAGGGCTTCTGCTGCAGACTTGATGTTGGTGTTGATGGTGTCTTCACGAATCTTTCCGTCGCGCAGGTTGATGTTGCGGCTGGAATATTCGGCTATCTCAGGATTGTGGGTCACGAAGATGATGGTATGTCCCTGACGGTGGAGCTCCTGGAACAGCACGAGCATCTCGAACGATGTGCGTGTGTCGAGGTTACCTGTTGCCTCGTCGGCAAGGAGTACGGCAGGGTCGTTGACGAGTGCACGAGCTATTGCCACACGCTGCATCTGTCCGCCGGACATCTGGTTGCTCTTGTGCTCCAGACGGTCGCCAAGTCCTACTGCCTGCAGCGCCTTGATGGCTGCTTCGCGGCGCTGTTTCGCGTTATACTTCGAGTTGTACATCAACGGAAGCTCCACGTTCTCAACAGCTGTCGTCTTTGCCAGCAGGTTGTAGTTCTGGAACACGAAGCCGATCTTCTGGTTGCGCAGGTGGGCACGCTGTGACCTTGACATAGTGCGTACGGATATGCCGTCGAGGAAATATTCGCCGCTTGTGGGCGTGTCGAGGCAGCCAAGCTGGTTCAGAAGTGTTGACTTGCCTGAACCTGATGTGCCCTGAATGGTCACGAACTCACCCTCGTATATCTTGAACGACACTCCGCGTAGTGCCTTCACAGTCTCGCTGCCTACCTGAAAGTAGCGCTTCACGTTCTGAAGTTCGATAACGACTTTCCTATCCATAGTCAACTTACTTCTTCTTATTGTTGTTTCTTGGCTTAGGCATGAATGGGTTGCTTGTCTGCTGTTCCTCAGCAGGCTCACCATTGCTTATGCGGAAGTCGGTAAGCACTTCTGTGCCTTCGCTAATGCCACTGACGATTTCTGTGCTGATGCCGTTGGTAACACCTGTCTCTACCTTGTGGGCCTTGAATGTGTTGCCTTCCAGCGTCCACACTTTCTGTGGGGCCTCTATATCCTCAATGGTCTGACCTTCTGAGATGAGAGCCTCGTTAGGAATGAAGCGCAATGCCTTTGACGGCGCTACGAGAACATCGTTTTTCTCCAAAGTATAGATGGTGACGTTGGCTGTCAGACCAGGCTTCAGCTTCAGATCGTTGTTAGGCGCTGAGATGACTACCTCGTAGGTAACAACGTTGCTCTCTGTAGTGGGCTGCTGACGCACCTGTGTAATCTTGCCCTCGAAATGGTCTTCTGGGTAGGCATCTACAGTGAAGCTTACTCGCTGTCCCTCTTTCACTCCACCAATGTCAGCCTCGTCGATGTCGGCAATCACGCGCATGTCGGTGAGGTCCTGTGCAATGGTGAAGAGCTCAGGAGTGTTGAACGATGCAGCCACAGTCTGTCCTTCCTCTACTGCCTTTGAGAGTACCACACCGTCGATGGGTGATGTGATGGTGGCATAACCGAGGTTGGTCTCTGCCTTCTGCAGGCTCTGCGTAGCTGTTACTACCTGATCTTTTGTCTTGAGGTAGGTGAGGCGTGCGCTCTCATATTCGTCGGCACTTACGAGTCCTTTGTCGTAGAGCGTCTTGTAGCGGTTGTAATTAGCCTGCTCGTAGGTCAATGAGCTTTGTGCACTGTTCAGGTTGGCTTTTGCTGAGTTAAGCTCGCTGATGAGGTTGGTCTTGTCGAGCTCTGCTATCACCTGGCCGCGCTTTACTACAGAGTTATAGTCCACGTAGAGCTTGCTTACTATGCCGCTCACCTGTGTACCAACGGTGACGCTTGTCACAGGCTCAATGGCTCCTGTGGCTGTGATGGTGGTCTGTATGTTGCCTTTTTCCACCTTTGCTGTTGTGAACTCGGTCTGCTGTTTGTCTGAGCAGCTCGCCATCAATGCTACTGCTGTAAGGGCTAAAAGTCCTGTTTTAATAAGTCCTCTCATATATCAGTATTTTTTGTTTTCGATTATTGATGTTTACTTTTTTCTTATAGCTCCCCTTTCCTCTGGTAGAACTTCAGCATCTTCAGTGCCATTATTGCAAGGTATTTGCTCTCCAGTCGGTCTTGCTGCGCTTTGAGCAAACGGTCTTTTCCTGTCATGAGTTCTACGATGTTCTTCAGTCCGAGTTGGAACTGCTCTTGCAACAGGTTGAAGCTCTCCTGTTCGCTGTCAACAGAGACCTGCGCAGCACGGAGCTTCTCCTGGTTAAGTGTAGCGTCGAGCCAGTAGCCTTCGATAGTGGCGTATAGCTGGTCTTCAGCGTCTTCCAGCTCTACTTGTGCCAGCTCCTGCTGTATGCGTGCCTTTCTGATGGCAGTCTTTGTCTGTCGGCGGTCATAGATGGGAATGCTAAGGGTTAGACCTGCTGACATGTCGAAGTCTGTCTTCATCTGTGAGCCCCAGGTATCGTCAGACCTTGAGTTTGTGCTTGTGCCGAAGCCTGCTGTCATACCCAGTGTTGGCAGATAGCCTGCTTTCGCCATTTTTACGCTGAGCTCGCTGCTCTCTATCTGAAGTTTAGCCTCTGCGAGCTCTGGTCTTACAGCCAGCGCGTTCTCATAGACAGCTTGCAGTGCAGGAACCTCTTCCATAGCCTGCTCGTCAGTAGTGGCGGGTACAACGATGTCAATCTCTGTGGGACCAACCATCTCCAGGAGTTCTTTCAGTTGCAGCTTGTATTTGCGGATGTTGGTCTGTGACTGAACGATGCTAAATTCGTCAGTGGCTCTTTGTGCAGTGAGCTGGGCAACGTCGGCCTTCGACATCTTGCCTACTTCCAGCATCTGCTTGCCACGCTCTTCGTTTTTCTTACTTGTCTCCAAGCTCTGCTGGCTTACCTTTACGGCTTCTTCGAGGTAGAGTATCTGTATATAAAGCTGTGTGATCTGTTCCTCTATAGAGTTAGCGGTCACCTCTACTTCAAGATCCTTCTGTTTTGCAGTCAGCTTGTTCTGCTTTATGGTGTTGCGGTTCTTGTTGCCGTCCCAAAGTGTCCAGTTGGCATTTATGCCGTATGTGCCGTTGTAGTACCATTTGACTTCTTTGTCATCGACAATGCCGTTTGTAACGGTGATGGTATTCTCCTGCCAAGGTCTATAACCTAAGCTTTGGTTTGTCGATGCCGATACCGATGGTAGTAGTGCAGCTTTTGCACCCTTTACGTCTTCCTCTGCCGACTGTGCGTTTAGCTTTGCTCTCTTCAGCGTCATGTTATGCTCTTTGGCATAGCTGATGCAATCTTCGAGGGAAAGTGTCACTTTCTCCTGAGCAGTAGCGTTTAGCATTATTGATAGGCAGACGGAAGCAATTAGAATAAATCTTTTATACATATTTGTTCCGTATTTGATTACATATTTATATTAAAACCAATGCAAAAGTAGTGATTTGTTCGAAAAAGAGGGGAAACGATATAAAATTATTTTGATTTTTTTTGTCTTATTGTTTTTTGTTGTAATTTTGCAATAAATAT
This region of Prevotella sp. E13-27 genomic DNA includes:
- a CDS encoding ABC transporter ATP-binding protein, with the translated sequence MDRKVVIELQNVKRYFQVGSETVKALRGVSFKIYEGEFVTIQGTSGSGKSTLLNQLGCLDTPTSGEYFLDGISVRTMSRSQRAHLRNQKIGFVFQNYNLLAKTTAVENVELPLMYNSKYNAKQRREAAIKALQAVGLGDRLEHKSNQMSGGQMQRVAIARALVNDPAVLLADEATGNLDTRTSFEMLVLFQELHRQGHTIIFVTHNPEIAEYSSRNINLRDGKIREDTINTNIKSAAEALAALPIPQDD
- a CDS encoding efflux RND transporter periplasmic adaptor subunit; amino-acid sequence: MRGLIKTGLLALTAVALMASCSDKQQTEFTTAKVEKGNIQTTITATGAIEPVTSVTVGTQVSGIVSKLYVDYNSVVKRGQVIAELDKTNLISELNSAKANLNSAQSSLTYEQANYNRYKTLYDKGLVSADEYESARLTYLKTKDQVVTATQSLQKAETNLGYATITSPIDGVVLSKAVEEGQTVAASFNTPELFTIAQDLTDMRVIADIDEADIGGVKEGQRVSFTVDAYPEDHFEGKITQVRQQPTTESNVVTYEVVISAPNNDLKLKPGLTANVTIYTLEKNDVLVAPSKALRFIPNEALISEGQTIEDIEAPQKVWTLEGNTFKAHKVETGVTNGISTEIVSGISEGTEVLTDFRISNGEPAEEQQTSNPFMPKPRNNNKKK
- a CDS encoding TolC family protein, coding for MYKRFILIASVCLSIMLNATAQEKVTLSLEDCISYAKEHNMTLKRAKLNAQSAEEDVKGAKAALLPSVSASTNQSLGYRPWQENTITVTNGIVDDKEVKWYYNGTYGINANWTLWDGNKNRNTIKQNKLTAKQKDLEVEVTANSIEEQITQLYIQILYLEEAVKVSQQSLETSKKNEERGKQMLEVGKMSKADVAQLTAQRATDEFSIVQSQTNIRKYKLQLKELLEMVGPTEIDIVVPATTDEQAMEEVPALQAVYENALAVRPELAEAKLQIESSELSVKMAKAGYLPTLGMTAGFGTSTNSRSDDTWGSQMKTDFDMSAGLTLSIPIYDRRQTKTAIRKARIQQELAQVELEDAEDQLYATIEGYWLDATLNQEKLRAAQVSVDSEQESFNLLQEQFQLGLKNIVELMTGKDRLLKAQQDRLESKYLAIMALKMLKFYQRKGEL